In Raphanus sativus cultivar WK10039 chromosome 5, ASM80110v3, whole genome shotgun sequence, the following proteins share a genomic window:
- the LOC108859723 gene encoding glutathione S-transferase F4 isoform X1 produces the protein MVSNLMPKSDFGYKVHGDPFSTNTRRVLAVLLEKGLSYEPITVDLKTGEHKSEAFLSLNPFGQVPVFEDGNVKLCESRAITQYIAYVHSTRGTQLLNFQSHKTMATLTMWMEIEAHQFDPLASILTWEQVIKPIYGLETDHAVVEENEGSLEKVLDVYEKRLGESRFLACNTFTLVDLHHLPNIQYLLGSSMEKMLENRPKVRMWVDEITGREACKMVCDQEMSWYGISG, from the exons ATGGTCTCCAACCTAATGCCAAAATCTGATTTTG GTTACAAGGTCCATGGCGATCCTTTCTCCACCAACACAAGGCGTGTCCTCGCTGTTCTCCTTGAGAAAGGGCTCTCTTACGAGCCCATTACTGTTGATTTGAAAACCGGTGAACACAAAAGTGAAGCTTTCCTCTCTCTCAAC CCATTTGGTCAAGTCCCAGTTTTTGAAGATGGAAACGTTAAGCTGTGTG AGTCTCGAGCCATCACACAATACATTGCATATGTGCATAGTACAAGAGGCACGCAGCTTCTGAATTTTCAAAGCCACAAGACAATGGCAACACTAACAATGTGGATGGAAATCGAAGCTCACCAGTTCGATCCATTGGCATCGATACTCACTTGGGAGCAAGTTATTAAACCTATTTACGGTCTAGAAACTGACCACGCGGTCGTCGAAGAAAACGAGGGTAGTCTAGAGAAAGTTCTAGATGTCTATGAAAAACGACTCGGAGAATCTAGATTCTTGGCTTGTAATACCTTTACTTTGGTTGATCTTCACCACTTACCTAACATACAATACCTTTTGGGAAGTTCGATGGAAAAAATGTTGGAAAATCGACCTAAAGTACGTATGTGGGTGGATGAGATTACTGGTAGAGAGGCTTGTAAGATGGTTTGTGATCAAGAAATGTCCTGGTATGGTATTAGCGGATAA
- the LOC108862639 gene encoding calcium-dependent protein kinase 6, which produces MGNSCRGSFKDRVYEGNNTRPEENSRTTTTTNVSSDHSPTAEPQDFSKEDSKKDNNNYPVPVKEPFVRRNMDNQAHYVLGHKTPNIRDLYTLSRKLGQGQFGTTYLCTEIATGVDYACKSISKRKLISKEDVEDVRREIQIMHHLAGHKNIVTIKGAYEDPLYVHIVMEVCAGGELFDRIIQRGHYSERKAAELTKIIVGVVEACHSLGVMHRDLKPENFLLVNKDDDFSLKAIDFGLSVFFKPGQIFKDVVGSPYYVAPEVLLKHYGPEADVWTAGVILYILLSGVPPFWAETQQGIFDAVLKGYVDFESDPWPVISDSAKDLISKMLCSQPSERLTAHEVLRHPWICENGVAPDRALDPAVLSRLKQFSAMNKLKKMALKVIAESLSEEEIAGLRAMFEAMDTDNSGAITFDELKAGLRRYGSTLKDTEIQDLMEAADVDNSGTIDYSEFIAATIHLNKLDREEHLVSAFQYFDKDGSGYITIDELQQSCVEHGMTDVFLEDVIKEVDQDNDGRIDYGEFVAMMQKGNAGVGRRTMKNSLNISMRDV; this is translated from the exons aTGGGCAATTCATGTCGTGGTTCTTTCAAGGACAGAGTCTACGAGGGGAATAACACTCGTCCCGAGGAGAATTCaagaaccaccaccaccaccaacgtTTCCTCCGATCATTCTCCGACCGCAGAACCACAAGACTTCTCCAAAGAAGATTCCAAAAAGGACAATAACAACTATCCAGTTCCTGTAAAAGAACCTTTTGTACGGCGCAACATGGACAACCAAGCTCACTACGTTCTCGGCCACAAGACTCCCAACATCCGCGATCTATACACCTTGAGCCGCAAGTTAGGGCAAGGACAGTTCGGGACGACGTATCTTTGCACCGAGATCGCCACAGGCGTTGACTACGCTTGCAAATCTATATCCAAGAGGAAACTCATATCCAAGGAAGATGTTGAGGATGTTAGGAGGGAGATTCAGATAATGCACCATTTGGCGGGTCACAAGAACATTGTTACGATCAAAGGAGCTTACGAGGACCCTTTGTACGTTCACATTGTCATGGAGGTTTGTGCTGGTGGTGAGCTGTTCGATAGGATTATCCAGAGAGGGCATTACAGCGAGAGGAAAGCCGCTGAGTTGACCAAGATCATTGTCGGTGTTGTTGAGGCATGTCATTCTCTTGGTGTCATGCATAGAGACTTGAAGCCTGAGAATTTCTTGTTGGTTAATAAGGATGATGATTTCTCTCTCAAGGCCATTGATTTTGgtctctctgttttcttcaaACCAG GCCAAATATTCAAGGATGTTGTAGGAAGTCCATACTATGTTGCTCCAGAGGTTCTTCTAAAACATTATGGTCCAGAagctgatgtgtggactgctggTGTTATTCTCTATATTTTACTAAGTGGTGTCCCTCCCTTTTGGGCAG AAACGCAGCAAGGAATATTTGATGCTGTCTTGAAAGGGTATGTCGACTTTGAGTCAGATCCCTGGCCTGTTATATCCGACAGTGCTAAAGATCTGATCAGCAAGATGTTATGCTCTCAACCCTCCGAACGCTTGACCGCTCATGAAGTCTTGC GACATCCATGGATCTGTGAGAACGGGGTTGCACCAGATAGGGCACTTGATCCGGCTGTTCTGTCTCGTCTCAAACAGTTTTCTGCAatgaataaattaaagaaaatggCTTTAAAG GTGATAGCTGAGAGCCTGTCAGAAGAAGAGATTGCGGGTTTAAGAGCAATGTTTGAGGCAATGGATACTGATAACAGCGGTGCAATCACTTTTGATGAACTCAAAGCTGGATTGAGAAGATATGGCTCTACTTTGAAAGACACTGAGATCCAAGATCTTATGGAAGCG GCTGATGTTGACAACAGTGGTACAATTGACTACAGCGAGTTTATTGCAGCGACGATCCACCTGAATAAACTAGACAGAGAAGAGCATCTTGTCTCTGCGTTTCAGTACTTTGATAAAGACGGAAGTGGTTACATCACCATCGATGAGCTGCAACAATCTTGCGTTGAGCATGGGATGACCGATGTTTTTCTTGAAGATGTAATCAAAGAAGTCGATCAAGACAAT GATGGACGGATTGACTATGGAGAATTTGTTGCCATGATGCAAAAGGGAAATGCTGGTGTTGGGAGACGAACAATGAAAAATAGCCTAAACATCAGCATGAGAGATGTATAG
- the LOC108859603 gene encoding uncharacterized protein LOC108859603, which yields MSLRIKLVVDKFVEELKQALDADIQDRIMKEREMQSYIEEREREVAEREAAWKAELSRRETEIARQEARLKMERENLEKEKSVLMGTASNQDNQDGALEITVSGEKYRCLRFSKAKK from the exons ATGTCTCTGAGGATTAAATTAGTGGTGGATAAGTTCGTGGAGGAGCTAAAGCAAGCTCTGGACGCCGACATACAAGATCGGATCATGAAGGAGAGGGAGATGCAGAGCTACATCGAGGAGCGCGAGCGCGAAGTCGCTGAGCGAGAAGCCGCCTGGAAAGCCGAGCTCTCTCGCCGCGAG ACGGAGATTGCTAGACAGGAAGCTAGGTTGAAGATGGAAAGAGAGAAtctggagaaggagaagagcgTTCTCATGGGGACGGCGTCGAATCAGGATAATCAAGACGGGGCTCTGGAGATTACTGTGAGTGGTGAGAAGTATCGCTGCCTTAGATTCTCCAAGGCCAAGAAATGA
- the LOC108859723 gene encoding glutathione S-transferase F4 isoform X2 — protein MVSNLMPKSDFGYKVHGDPFSTNTRRVLAVLLEKGLSYEPITVDLKTGEHKSEAFLSLNPFGQVPVFEDGNVKLCAITQYIAYVHSTRGTQLLNFQSHKTMATLTMWMEIEAHQFDPLASILTWEQVIKPIYGLETDHAVVEENEGSLEKVLDVYEKRLGESRFLACNTFTLVDLHHLPNIQYLLGSSMEKMLENRPKVRMWVDEITGREACKMVCDQEMSWYGISG, from the exons ATGGTCTCCAACCTAATGCCAAAATCTGATTTTG GTTACAAGGTCCATGGCGATCCTTTCTCCACCAACACAAGGCGTGTCCTCGCTGTTCTCCTTGAGAAAGGGCTCTCTTACGAGCCCATTACTGTTGATTTGAAAACCGGTGAACACAAAAGTGAAGCTTTCCTCTCTCTCAAC CCATTTGGTCAAGTCCCAGTTTTTGAAGATGGAAACGTTAAGCTGTGTG CCATCACACAATACATTGCATATGTGCATAGTACAAGAGGCACGCAGCTTCTGAATTTTCAAAGCCACAAGACAATGGCAACACTAACAATGTGGATGGAAATCGAAGCTCACCAGTTCGATCCATTGGCATCGATACTCACTTGGGAGCAAGTTATTAAACCTATTTACGGTCTAGAAACTGACCACGCGGTCGTCGAAGAAAACGAGGGTAGTCTAGAGAAAGTTCTAGATGTCTATGAAAAACGACTCGGAGAATCTAGATTCTTGGCTTGTAATACCTTTACTTTGGTTGATCTTCACCACTTACCTAACATACAATACCTTTTGGGAAGTTCGATGGAAAAAATGTTGGAAAATCGACCTAAAGTACGTATGTGGGTGGATGAGATTACTGGTAGAGAGGCTTGTAAGATGGTTTGTGATCAAGAAATGTCCTGGTATGGTATTAGCGGATAA
- the LOC108863362 gene encoding mitochondrial phosphate carrier protein 1, mitochondrial: MTSVKRKLDDELSSPWFYTVCTMGGMLSAGTTHLAITPLDVLKVNMQVNPVKYNSIPSGFSTLLREHGRSYLWRGWSGKLLGYGVQGGCRFGLYEYFKTLYTNVLPNNNRTSIYFLSSASAQIFADMALCPFEAIKVRVQTQPMFAKGLLDGFPRVYRNEGLAGFHRGLFPLWCRNLPFSMVMFSTFEQSVEFIYQNIIQKRKQDCSKAQQLGVTCLAGYTAGAVGTIISNPADVVVSSLYNNKANNVLQAVRNIGFVGLFTRSLPVRITIVGPVITLQWFFYDAIKVLSGFPTSGGVEKPVDATKLAV; encoded by the exons ATGACAAGTGTCAAGAGGAAACTAGACGATGAACTGTCGTCTCCTTGGTTCTACACCGTTTGCACCATGGGAGGAATGCTCAGTGCCGGAACAACACATCTTGCTATCACTCCTCTTGATGTCCTCAAAGTCAACATGCag GTGAATCCTGTGAAGTACAATAGCATTCCCTCAGGTTTCTCCACTCTCTTAAGAGAACATGGCCGTTCCTATCTCTGGAGAGGTTGGTCAGGGAAGCTCTTAGGCTATGGTGTCCAAGGCGGATGCAGATTCGGTCTCTACGAGTACTTCAAGACACTCTACACCAATGTCTTGCCTAACAACAACAGAACTTCCATTTATTTTCTCAGCAGCGCTTCTGCTCAGATATTCGCAGATATGGCCTTGTGTCCTTTTGAAGCCATTAAAGTTAGAGTTCAGACGCAGCCCATGTTTGCAAAAGGGTTGCTTGATGGGTTTCCACGAGTATATAGAAACGAAGGTCTTGCTGG CTTCCACAGGGGGCTTTTCCCGCTCTGGTGTCGCAATCTTCCAT TTTCTATGGTGATGTTCTCAACGTTTGAGCAGTCGGTGGAGTTTATATATCAGAACATCATCCAGAAAAGGAAGCAAGATTGCTCCAAAGCTCAGCAACTCGGTGTCACATGTCTTGCTGGCTACACTGCTGGAGCCGTTGGTACAATCATCTCTAACCCCGCAGATGTGGTTGTTTCGTCTCTCTACAACAACAAAGCCAATAACGTGTTGCAG GCTGTGAGGAACATTGGGTTTGTTGGTCTCTTCACTAGAAGTCTTCCTGTTCGAATCACCATCGTGGGGCCTGTCATAACCTTGCAATGGTTCTTTTATGACGCCATCAAAGTCTTGAGTGGATT CCCTACAAGTGGAGGAGTTGAGAAACCGGTGGATGCAACTAAGTTAGCAGTCTGA
- the LOC108862640 gene encoding damage-control phosphatase At2g17340 yields the protein MEMVPFPLIPKPIEVNYRACTIPYRFPCDNPKIATPTEISWINVFANSIPSFKKRAESDTTVPDAPARAQKFAERYGGILEDWKKDPESHGGPPDGVSLGRARENMLRELGFMDIFKKVKDEENAKAISLFPEVVSLSDAIEDEGERLENLVRGMFAGNIFDLGSAQLAEVFSRDGISFLASSQNLVPRPWVIDDLDSFQANWFKNRWKKAVIFVDNSGADIILGILPFAREMLRRGMQVVLAANDLPAINDVTYTELTEILSQLKDEDGQLIGVDTSKLVIANSGNDLAVIDLSRVSQELADISADADLVIIEGMGRGIETNLYAQFKCDSLKIGMVKHIEVAEFLGGRLYDCVFKYNEVQS from the exons ATGGAGATGGTACCGTTTCCGCTAATACCGAAGCCAATAGAAGTAAACTACAGAGCCTGCACCATTCCTTACAGATTCCCTTGTGACAATCCCAAGATAGCCACTCCCACCGAGATCTCGTGGATCAACGTCTTCGCCAACTCCATCCCTTCTTTCAa GAAACGTGCAGAAAGTGATACAACGGTTCCAGATGCTCCTGCAAGAGCTCAAAAATTTGCAGAAAG ATATGGGGGAATTCTAGAAGATTGGAAGAAAGATCCAGAGAGCCATGGGGGTCCACCAGATGGCGTT AGTCTCGGCAGAGCTCGTGAGAACATGCTAAGAGAGTTAGGATTCATGGACATATTCAAGAAAGTGAAG GATGAAGAGAATGCAAAGGCTATATCTCTCTTTCCTGAAGTTGTCAGTCTGAGTGATGCTATTGAAGATGAAGGAGAACGTTTAGAAAATTTGGTGAGAGGGATGTTTGCTGGTAACATCTTCGATCTTGGCTCTGCGCAG CTTGCTGAGGTGTTTTCAAGAGATGGTATATCTTTCTTGGCTAGCTCTCAGAACTTGGTTCCACGGCCATGGGTCATTGATGACTTGGATAGCTTCCAAGCCAACTGGTTCAAGAACCGCTGGAAGAAG GCAGTGATTTTTGTTGACAACTCTGGGGCAGACATCATTTTGGGTATACTGCCGTTTGCAAGAGAGATGCTTCGTCGAGGAATGCAG GTGGTGCTGGCTGCTAACGATCTGCCAGCTATCAACGATGTAACGTACACTGAGCTTACAGAGATTTTGTCACAG TTGAAGGATGAGGATGGCCAACTTATAGGCGTTGATACTTCGAAACTTGTGATTGCGAATTCAGGGAACGACTTAGCG GTTATAGATCTGTCAAGAGTATCACAGGAGCTTGCTGACATTTCAGCTGATGCAGACTTGGTCATTATAGAAGGCATG GGTCGCGGTATTGAGACTAACCTTTATGCTCAGTTCAAGTGTGATTCTCTCAAGATCGGAATG GTGAAGCATATTGAAGTAGCAGAGTTTCTTGGAGGGAGGCTTTATGACTGTGTTTTCAAATACAATGAAGTTCAGAGTTAA
- the LOC108863361 gene encoding homoserine kinase — protein sequence MATLSFHSPSKPTSHFHLKPKPSPPLLAKVSLFRCRASVQTLVAVEPEPLFTSVNTFAPATVANLGPGFDFLGCAVDGLGDRVTLRVDPSVRAGEVSISEITGTTSKLSTNPLRNCAGIAAIATMKMLGIRSVGLSLDLHKGLPLGSGLGSSAASAAAAAVAVNEIFGRKLGSEELVLAGLESEAKVSGYHADNIAPAIMGGFVLIRSYEPLDLKPLRFPSDKDLFFVLVSPEFEAPTKKMRAALPAEIPMAHHVWNSSQAAALVAAVLEGDAVMLGKALSADRVVEPTRAPLIPGMEAVKKAALEAGAFGCTISGAGPTAVAVVDVEERGEEIGEKMVEAFMKVGNLRSVASVKKLDKIGARLVSSISR from the coding sequence ATGGCCACTCTCTCCTTCCACTCTCCATCCAAACCAACTTCCCATTTCCACCTCAAACCCAAACCATCCCCGCCGTTACTCGCCAAAGTCTCCCTCTTTCGATGCAGAGCCTCCGTACAAACCCTCGTCGCCGTCGAGCCGGAGCCCCTTTTCACCTCCGTCAACACTTTCGCGCCGGCGACCGTCGCTAACCTAGGCCCAGGCTTCGACTTCCTCGGATGCGCCGTCGACGGTCTCGGCGACCGCGTCACTCTCCGCGTCGACCCCTCCGTTCGCGCCGGCGAGGTCTCGATCTCGGAGATCACCGGAACCACGTCGAAGCTCAGCACCAACCCTCTCCGGAACTGCGCCGGAATCGCGGCCATCGCGACGATGAAGATGCTGGGGATAAGATCCGTCGGGCTGTCGTTGGATCTGCACAAGGGTCTTCCTTTAGGGAGCGGTCTAGGCTCGAGCGCAGCCAGCGCCGCCGCGGCCGCCGTGGCGGTTAACGAGATATTCGGGCGGAAGCTAGGGAGCGAGGAGCTGGTTTTAGCCGGTTTGGAGTCGGAAGCTAAAGTCTCCGGTTATCACGCCGATAACATAGCGCCGGCGATCATGGGAGGGTTCGTTCTGATAAGGAGCTACGAGCCGCTTGATCTGAAACCGCTGAGATTCCCTTCCGACAAAGATCTCTTCTTTGTCCTGGTGAGCCCCGAGTTCGAAGCTCCGACCAAGAAGATGAGAGCCGCGTTGCCTGCAGAGATTCCGATGGCTCACCATGTCTGGAACAGTAGCCAGGCGGCTGCTTTGGTGGCGGCGGTGCTGGAGGGAGACGCGGTGATGCTGGGGAAGGCTTTGTCGGCGGATAGAGTTGTGGAGCCGACGAGAGCTCCGTTGATCCCGGGGATGGAAGCTGTGAAGAAGGCGGCTTTGGAGGCCGGAGCGTTTGGATGCACGATCAGTGGAGCTGGACCGACGGCGGTTGCGGTGGTTGACGTGGAGGAGAGAGGTGAAGAGATTGGAGAGAAGATGGTGGAAGCTTTTATGAAAGTTGGGAACTTGAGATCTGTTGCTTCTGTGAAGAAGCTTGATAAGATTGGTGCGAGGCTTGTTAGTAGCATCTCCAGGtga